The following are from one region of the Vidua macroura isolate BioBank_ID:100142 chromosome 15, ASM2450914v1, whole genome shotgun sequence genome:
- the PWWP2A gene encoding PWWP domain-containing protein 2A isoform X3, which produces MAAMAAEAAATAAVPGDGGAGEAEPEMEPIPGSEAGADPLPAVSEAVESAVPDGEEADGGKAEEPPPVQRARSPGGTREPDAGRTEEPPPPRSPGVESPRAEPRAAPSPGCSEPPQPCPPPEPAREPPQPCPPAAGGSAGPGEEPPRPEEEEPDAAAAAAVEPEPAVPAAPGGGEAEVPALLPGSEVRVTLDHIIEDALVVSFRLGEKLFSGVLMDLSKRFGPHGIPVTIFPKREYKDKPEAMQLQSKPFQEEAQVKCEADAAVPDDSSLTQPSEPSIAKSLWTSKPPPLFHEGAPYPPPLFIRDTYNQSIPQPPPRKIKRPKRKMYREEPTSIMNAIKLRPRQVLCDKCKNSVVAEKKEIKKGGNASDSSKYEDSKKRRNESVTTVNKKLKTDHKVDGKSQNESQKRNAVVKVSNIAHSRSRVVKVSAQANTSKAQLNTKKVLQSKNMDHAKAREVLKMAKEKAQKKQSATSSSKNAHSKVHFTRRLQNTSSGSLPPRLRLKPQRYRNEENDSSLKTGLEKIRSGKMATKPQSRCSSTRSAAQRH; this is translated from the exons ATGGCGGCCATGGCTGCGGAGGCGGCGGCGACTGCGGCGGTGCCGGGGGACGGCGGGGCCGGCGAAGCCGAGCCCGAGATGGAGCCGATCCCGGGCAGCGAGGCCGGCGCGGACCCTCTACCCGCCGTCAGCGAGGCCGTGGAGTCGGCGGTGCCGGATGGCGAGGAGGCCGACGGCGGCAAGGCCGAGGAGCCGCCGCCGGTGCAGCGCGCCCGGAGCCCCGGCGGGACTCGCGAGCCGGACGCGGGAAGGAcggaggagccgccgccgccgcgcagcCCCGGGGTGGAATCGCCGCGGGCCGAGCCCCGCGCAGCGCCCAGCCCGGGCTGCTCGGAGCCGCCGCAGCCCTGCCCGCCGCCCGAGCCGGCCCGGGAGCCGCCGCAGCCCTGCCCGCCGGCTGCCGGGGGCTCCGCGGGGCCCGGGGAGGAGCCGCCCCggccggaggaggaggagccggatgctgccgccgccgccgcggtgGAGCCCGAGCCGGCGGTGCCCGCGGCCCCGGGCGGAGGGGAGGCGGAGGTGCCGGCGCTGCTGCCCGGCTCCGAGGTGCGGGTCACCCTGGACCACATCATCGAGGACGCCCTGGTGGTCTCGTTCCGGCTGGGAGAGAAGCTTTTTTCCGGGGTCCTCATGGACCTCTCGAAAAG GTTTGGCCCCCATGGAATCCCTGTGACCATATTTCCTAAAAGGGAGTACAAGGACAAACCTGAAGCCATGCAGCTCCAAAGCAAACCATTCCAAGAGGAGGCGCAGGTGAAGTGCGAGGCCGACGCCGCGGTCCCTGATGACTCCTCCCTCACGCAGCCCTCAGAGCCCAGCATAGCTAAAAGCCTTTGGACTTCTAAACCACCTCCTCTCTTTCACGAGGGAGCTCCATACCCTCCTCCTTTGTTTATCAGGGACACCTACAACCAGTCAATACCTCAGCCTCCACCCCGGAAAATCAAGCGGCCCAAGCGGAAAATGTACAGGGAGGAACCCACTTCGATCATGAACGCCATCAAACTACGGCCCCGGCAGGTCCTGTGTGACAAGTGCAAAAACAGCGTGGTGGCAGAGAAAAAGGAGATCAAGAAAGGTGGCAATGCAAGTGACTCTTCCAAATATGAGGATAGTAAAAAGCGAAGAAACGAGAGCGTGACTACTGTGAATAAAAAACTTAAGACTGACCATAAGGTGGATGGAAAAAGCCAAAACGAAAGCCAGAAAAGGAACGCTGTGGTCAAGGTTTCAAATATTGCCCACAGCAGAAGCAGAGTAGTTAAAGTTTCCGCACAAGCAAATACTTCAAAAGCGCagttaaacacaaaaaaagttCTCCAGAGCAAAAACATGGATCATGCAAAAGCTCGGGAAGTCTTGAAAATGGCCAAAGAAAAGGCACAAAAGAAGCAGAGTGCAACCTCCTCTTCCAAAAATGCACATTCAAAGGTCCACTTCACGCGGCGTCTTCAGAACACCAGCTCAGGGTCCCTCCCGCCCCGATTGCGCCTAAAGCCCCAGCGGTACCGCAACGAAGAAAATGACTCTTCCCTCAAGACAGGACTTGAGAAAATTCGGAGTGGCAAGATGGCAACTAAGCCCCAGTCTCGCTGCTCCTCCACCCGCTCAGCAG CTCAGAGACACTAA
- the PWWP2A gene encoding PWWP domain-containing protein 2A isoform X2 codes for MAAMAAEAAATAAVPGDGGAGEAEPEMEPIPGSEAGADPLPAVSEAVESAVPDGEEADGGKAEEPPPVQRARSPGGTREPDAGRTEEPPPPRSPGVESPRAEPRAAPSPGCSEPPQPCPPPEPAREPPQPCPPAAGGSAGPGEEPPRPEEEEPDAAAAAAVEPEPAVPAAPGGGEAEVPALLPGSEVRVTLDHIIEDALVVSFRLGEKLFSGVLMDLSKRFGPHGIPVTIFPKREYKDKPEAMQLQSKPFQEEAQVKCEADAAVPDDSSLTQPSEPSIAKSLWTSKPPPLFHEGAPYPPPLFIRDTYNQSIPQPPPRKIKRPKRKMYREEPTSIMNAIKLRPRQVLCDKCKNSVVAEKKEIKKGGNASDSSKYEDSKKRRNESVTTVNKKLKTDHKVDGKSQNESQKRNAVVKVSNIAHSRSRVVKVSAQANTSKAQLNTKKVLQSKNMDHAKAREVLKMAKEKAQKKQSATSSSKNAHSKVHFTRRLQNTSSGSLPPRLRLKPQRYRNEENDSSLKTGLEKIRSGKMATKPQSRCSSTRSAGICLQVRKMRYVIV; via the exons ATGGCGGCCATGGCTGCGGAGGCGGCGGCGACTGCGGCGGTGCCGGGGGACGGCGGGGCCGGCGAAGCCGAGCCCGAGATGGAGCCGATCCCGGGCAGCGAGGCCGGCGCGGACCCTCTACCCGCCGTCAGCGAGGCCGTGGAGTCGGCGGTGCCGGATGGCGAGGAGGCCGACGGCGGCAAGGCCGAGGAGCCGCCGCCGGTGCAGCGCGCCCGGAGCCCCGGCGGGACTCGCGAGCCGGACGCGGGAAGGAcggaggagccgccgccgccgcgcagcCCCGGGGTGGAATCGCCGCGGGCCGAGCCCCGCGCAGCGCCCAGCCCGGGCTGCTCGGAGCCGCCGCAGCCCTGCCCGCCGCCCGAGCCGGCCCGGGAGCCGCCGCAGCCCTGCCCGCCGGCTGCCGGGGGCTCCGCGGGGCCCGGGGAGGAGCCGCCCCggccggaggaggaggagccggatgctgccgccgccgccgcggtgGAGCCCGAGCCGGCGGTGCCCGCGGCCCCGGGCGGAGGGGAGGCGGAGGTGCCGGCGCTGCTGCCCGGCTCCGAGGTGCGGGTCACCCTGGACCACATCATCGAGGACGCCCTGGTGGTCTCGTTCCGGCTGGGAGAGAAGCTTTTTTCCGGGGTCCTCATGGACCTCTCGAAAAG GTTTGGCCCCCATGGAATCCCTGTGACCATATTTCCTAAAAGGGAGTACAAGGACAAACCTGAAGCCATGCAGCTCCAAAGCAAACCATTCCAAGAGGAGGCGCAGGTGAAGTGCGAGGCCGACGCCGCGGTCCCTGATGACTCCTCCCTCACGCAGCCCTCAGAGCCCAGCATAGCTAAAAGCCTTTGGACTTCTAAACCACCTCCTCTCTTTCACGAGGGAGCTCCATACCCTCCTCCTTTGTTTATCAGGGACACCTACAACCAGTCAATACCTCAGCCTCCACCCCGGAAAATCAAGCGGCCCAAGCGGAAAATGTACAGGGAGGAACCCACTTCGATCATGAACGCCATCAAACTACGGCCCCGGCAGGTCCTGTGTGACAAGTGCAAAAACAGCGTGGTGGCAGAGAAAAAGGAGATCAAGAAAGGTGGCAATGCAAGTGACTCTTCCAAATATGAGGATAGTAAAAAGCGAAGAAACGAGAGCGTGACTACTGTGAATAAAAAACTTAAGACTGACCATAAGGTGGATGGAAAAAGCCAAAACGAAAGCCAGAAAAGGAACGCTGTGGTCAAGGTTTCAAATATTGCCCACAGCAGAAGCAGAGTAGTTAAAGTTTCCGCACAAGCAAATACTTCAAAAGCGCagttaaacacaaaaaaagttCTCCAGAGCAAAAACATGGATCATGCAAAAGCTCGGGAAGTCTTGAAAATGGCCAAAGAAAAGGCACAAAAGAAGCAGAGTGCAACCTCCTCTTCCAAAAATGCACATTCAAAGGTCCACTTCACGCGGCGTCTTCAGAACACCAGCTCAGGGTCCCTCCCGCCCCGATTGCGCCTAAAGCCCCAGCGGTACCGCAACGAAGAAAATGACTCTTCCCTCAAGACAGGACTTGAGAAAATTCGGAGTGGCAAGATGGCAACTAAGCCCCAGTCTCGCTGCTCCTCCACCCGCTCAGCAG GTATCTGTTTGCAGGTCAGAAAAATGAGATATGTAATTGTGTAA
- the PWWP2A gene encoding PWWP domain-containing protein 2A isoform X1 has product MAAMAAEAAATAAVPGDGGAGEAEPEMEPIPGSEAGADPLPAVSEAVESAVPDGEEADGGKAEEPPPVQRARSPGGTREPDAGRTEEPPPPRSPGVESPRAEPRAAPSPGCSEPPQPCPPPEPAREPPQPCPPAAGGSAGPGEEPPRPEEEEPDAAAAAAVEPEPAVPAAPGGGEAEVPALLPGSEVRVTLDHIIEDALVVSFRLGEKLFSGVLMDLSKRFGPHGIPVTIFPKREYKDKPEAMQLQSKPFQEEAQVKCEADAAVPDDSSLTQPSEPSIAKSLWTSKPPPLFHEGAPYPPPLFIRDTYNQSIPQPPPRKIKRPKRKMYREEPTSIMNAIKLRPRQVLCDKCKNSVVAEKKEIKKGGNASDSSKYEDSKKRRNESVTTVNKKLKTDHKVDGKSQNESQKRNAVVKVSNIAHSRSRVVKVSAQANTSKAQLNTKKVLQSKNMDHAKAREVLKMAKEKAQKKQSATSSSKNAHSKVHFTRRLQNTSSGSLPPRLRLKPQRYRNEENDSSLKTGLEKIRSGKMATKPQSRCSSTRSAGEAPSETQSPSEGPEEASSEVQDTSEVHVTVDQDEQQTLGKRGSKSNITVYMTLNQKKSDSSSASVCSSDSTDDLKSTNSECSSTESFDFPPGSMHAPSSSSSSSSSSSSSKEEKKLSNSLKTEVFSKNVSKCVTPDGRTVCVGDIVWAKIYGFPWWPARILTITVSRKDSGLLVRQEARISWFGSTTTSFLVLAQLSPFLESFQLRFNKKRKGLYRKAVTEAAKAAKQLTPEVRALLTQFET; this is encoded by the exons ATGGCGGCCATGGCTGCGGAGGCGGCGGCGACTGCGGCGGTGCCGGGGGACGGCGGGGCCGGCGAAGCCGAGCCCGAGATGGAGCCGATCCCGGGCAGCGAGGCCGGCGCGGACCCTCTACCCGCCGTCAGCGAGGCCGTGGAGTCGGCGGTGCCGGATGGCGAGGAGGCCGACGGCGGCAAGGCCGAGGAGCCGCCGCCGGTGCAGCGCGCCCGGAGCCCCGGCGGGACTCGCGAGCCGGACGCGGGAAGGAcggaggagccgccgccgccgcgcagcCCCGGGGTGGAATCGCCGCGGGCCGAGCCCCGCGCAGCGCCCAGCCCGGGCTGCTCGGAGCCGCCGCAGCCCTGCCCGCCGCCCGAGCCGGCCCGGGAGCCGCCGCAGCCCTGCCCGCCGGCTGCCGGGGGCTCCGCGGGGCCCGGGGAGGAGCCGCCCCggccggaggaggaggagccggatgctgccgccgccgccgcggtgGAGCCCGAGCCGGCGGTGCCCGCGGCCCCGGGCGGAGGGGAGGCGGAGGTGCCGGCGCTGCTGCCCGGCTCCGAGGTGCGGGTCACCCTGGACCACATCATCGAGGACGCCCTGGTGGTCTCGTTCCGGCTGGGAGAGAAGCTTTTTTCCGGGGTCCTCATGGACCTCTCGAAAAG GTTTGGCCCCCATGGAATCCCTGTGACCATATTTCCTAAAAGGGAGTACAAGGACAAACCTGAAGCCATGCAGCTCCAAAGCAAACCATTCCAAGAGGAGGCGCAGGTGAAGTGCGAGGCCGACGCCGCGGTCCCTGATGACTCCTCCCTCACGCAGCCCTCAGAGCCCAGCATAGCTAAAAGCCTTTGGACTTCTAAACCACCTCCTCTCTTTCACGAGGGAGCTCCATACCCTCCTCCTTTGTTTATCAGGGACACCTACAACCAGTCAATACCTCAGCCTCCACCCCGGAAAATCAAGCGGCCCAAGCGGAAAATGTACAGGGAGGAACCCACTTCGATCATGAACGCCATCAAACTACGGCCCCGGCAGGTCCTGTGTGACAAGTGCAAAAACAGCGTGGTGGCAGAGAAAAAGGAGATCAAGAAAGGTGGCAATGCAAGTGACTCTTCCAAATATGAGGATAGTAAAAAGCGAAGAAACGAGAGCGTGACTACTGTGAATAAAAAACTTAAGACTGACCATAAGGTGGATGGAAAAAGCCAAAACGAAAGCCAGAAAAGGAACGCTGTGGTCAAGGTTTCAAATATTGCCCACAGCAGAAGCAGAGTAGTTAAAGTTTCCGCACAAGCAAATACTTCAAAAGCGCagttaaacacaaaaaaagttCTCCAGAGCAAAAACATGGATCATGCAAAAGCTCGGGAAGTCTTGAAAATGGCCAAAGAAAAGGCACAAAAGAAGCAGAGTGCAACCTCCTCTTCCAAAAATGCACATTCAAAGGTCCACTTCACGCGGCGTCTTCAGAACACCAGCTCAGGGTCCCTCCCGCCCCGATTGCGCCTAAAGCCCCAGCGGTACCGCAACGAAGAAAATGACTCTTCCCTCAAGACAGGACTTGAGAAAATTCGGAGTGGCAAGATGGCAACTAAGCCCCAGTCTCGCTGCTCCTCCACCCGCTCAGCAGGTGAGGCCCCTTCAGAAACCCAGAGCCCCTCAGAAGGCCCCGAAGAGGCCAGCAGTGAGGTTCAGGACACGAGTGAAGTGCATGTAACTGTTGATCAGGATGAACAGCAGACACTGGGCAAGAGAGGCAGCAAAAGCAATATAACGGTTTACATGACCCTTAATCAAAAGAAATCTGACTCTTCCAGTGCATCAGTTTGTAGTAGTGATAGCACAGATGATTTGAAATCCACCAACTCTGAGTGTAGCTCTACTGAAAGCTTTGATTTTCCTCCAGGCAGCATGCAtgcaccttcctcctcctcctcctcttcctcctcctcctcctcttcgaaggaagagaaaaagctcAGTAATTCCTTGAAAacagaagtcttttccaaaaaCGTCTCTAAATGTGTCACACCAGATGGCAGGACCGTATGTGTAGGGGACATTGTTTGGGCCAAGATTTATGGCTTCCCTTGGTGGCCGGCCCGTATCCTTACCATAACTGTGAGCCGCAAGGATAGCGGGCTGCTGGTGCGCCAGGAGGCTCGTATCTCATGGTTTGGCTCCACCACCACGTCTTTCCTTGTTCTTGCACAGCTCTCCCCCTTTTTAGAAAGCTTCCAGTTGCGCTTTAATAAGAAGAGAAAGGGTCTGTACCGCAAGGCCGTCACTGAGGCAGCCAAGGCTGCCAAGCAGCTCACGCCCGAGGTGCGGGCCCTGCTGACGCAGTTTGAGACGTGA